A genomic window from Lasioglossum baleicum chromosome 7, iyLasBale1, whole genome shotgun sequence includes:
- the LOC143210946 gene encoding uncharacterized protein LOC143210946 has translation MSLKEWLLHIIPITIVIGISSVSAWSPEAHRYESYDLDRGPVFYEAYYPDGNDESRGNYQEKQFFDQDAVLEKTYQIPSQHLVYPEGGIRMGNPQSPPGNPLQEVRQAAQTRDQPLDIKELSNLARRAISRDLENWNTLENYLDRTKYQDSTYRRRMIVPEPSYGIEESNRGIGIGLRDTFKDRRDFDRNLYEEVREEPFQRVPEAMRRLAARDLTGRNALENFGSVRYQAGQAQRAEGVQRIEDNIPLMKDAQGQRVVEPFPSENIFAPRPQVINYIFSKKPTGNTKNQIGSEMKETMVEPKEESIPRSYGDNLIQDEVKKEEAKDVKIASIEVSEVPRHKTRHHHGEWPKRDYSKRHQ, from the coding sequence CTACGAGAGCTATGACCTGGACAGAGGCCCCGTGTTCTACGAAGCCTATTATCCGGACGGTAACGACGAATCCCGAGGGAATTACCAGGAGAAACAGTTCTTCGACCAGGATGCAGTGCTAGAGAAGACGTATCAAATACCGTCGCAGCATTTGGTGTACCCGGAAGGCGGTATCCGAATGGGAAACCCGCAAAGTCCACCAGGAAATCCTCTACAGGAGGTCCGCCAGGCGGCGCAGACTCGGGATCAGCCTCTGGACATTAAGGAGCTATCGAACTTAGCTAGACGAGCAATCTCTCGCGACCTGGAGAACTGGAACACGCTGGAAAACTATTTGGACCGTACTAAGTACCAGGATTCCACGTATCGTCGCAGGATGATCGTCCCCGAGCCGAGTTATGGCATTGAGGAGTCGAATCGTGGGATCGGGATAGGTCTGCGGGACACGTTCAAGGACCGAAGGGACTTTGACCGCAATTTGTACGAGGAAGTTCGCGAAGAGCCGTTTCAGAGGGTGCCGGAAGCGATGAGGAGGCTGGCTGCCAGGGATCTAACCGGAAGGAACGCTTTGGAGAACTTCGGATCGGTTAGGTACCAAGCGGGCCAGGCACAAAGAGCTGAAGGAGTTCAGAGAATAGAAGACAATATACCTTTGATGAAGGACGCGCAAGGTCAAAGAGTTGTGGAGCCTTTTCCGTCGGAGAATATCTTTGCTCCACGTCCTCAGGTGATCAATTATATATTCTCAAAGAAGCCTACTGGGAACACTAAGAATCAGATTGGTTCTGAGATGAAGGAGACGATGGTGGAGCCAAAGGAGGAATCCATTCCTAGGAGTTACGGGGATAACCTTATTCAGGATGAGGTGAAGAAAGAGGAGGCGAAGGACGTGAAGATCGCTTCGATCGAGGTCAGCGAGGTGCCTAGGCATAAGACTAGGCATCACCATGGGGAATGGCCGAAGAGGGATTATTCGAAGCGTCATCAGTAG